In the Oscillatoria salina IIICB1 genome, TTACAAGTATGTGGGGCGTTTGGCGGTTACTTTTGACGCAAATGGCGTAATTACGGAAGTTCTCGACGAAAGTGGGGTTTATGCTACTGATGATGCGGGAGTTGACCGAGTTTATGAGTCAGATGTCGATGCAAGTGAGGTAGCAAATCCTTTAGTGGTGGAAGTGACAAACGCGATCGCTGATGTCGTCCTCGCTAAAGATGGTAACATTTTTGGGCGCACGGAAGTCTTCCTCAACGGTACGCGGGGTGATGTTCGTACTCAAGAAACTAATTTGGGTAATTTGACTGCGGATGCGAATTTGTTGATCGCTCAAGAGTACGATCCAAGTGTGGTGGTTTCGATCAAAAATGGTGGGGGAATTCGCGATAATATTGGTCGGGCGATCGTTCCTCCTGGTGGAACTTCTGATGACTTGGAGAAAACTCCCCCCGCAGCTAACCCGCTAGTTGGTAAGGAAACAGGAGATATTTCGCAACTGGATATCGAAAACTCGTTGCGTTTTAACAATGAACTGACGCTGTTAACGGTTACGGTTGAGGAACTCGAACAGATTTTAGAGTATGCTATCTCGGCTACCGAACCCGGTGCAACTCCCGGTCAATTTCCCCAAGTTGGGGGTTTGAGTTTCAGCTTCGATCCTGACGGAGTGGCGATCGCGATCGACGACAATGGTAACATCGTTACCGAGGGAACTCGCATCCAAAATGTTGCCCTCATTGATGAAGCAGGTAACGTCGAAACAGTTTTGGTGGAAAATGGCGAAATAGTGGTTGACCCCAACCAAGAAATTCGCCTCGTTACCCTCAATTTCCTCGCTGGCGGGGGCGATGGCTATCCTTTCGCTCTTTTTGGTGAAAACCGGGTTGACCTCGTAGAACAGCCAATTCCTGCGGGATCGCCGAATGTTGCTACTTTTGCAGCTAGCGGTACAGAACAAGATGCGTTAGCAGAGTATTTAGCCGCTAATTTCCCCTCCGATGACGATCCGAATACGCCAGTTTTCGATCTCGAAGATCTACCCCCCGCAGAAGATGAAAGGATTCAGAATTTGGATGCAGTTAGCGAAGATACTGTTCTCGGTGTCGCTGCGGTTGCAAGTTTAGCGGCTGCTACCGAACTCTTGACAAATCCAGAAATTTCTGCTCTAGAATCAAATGAGTTTGCTAGCGAGATAATCGAGTCACAACAGTTCAGTTTAGAACCGATGTCTTTAGACACTTTCTCTGCTGGTTTTGTCGGATTCGATCCCACATCTTTAGCAACAGTTGATGATAGTTCCAACGGAGATTTGGCAGTAATTTAACCTCAATTTTCTGAGAAGTCATTTCTCGATCGATACTTTCATTTGTAGAGACTAGCCATGCTAGTTTCTACAAATCAATTAAGACTAAGGCGATCGGGCGAATAATCTTTCTTAGCTAACAAAAGATAAGTCATCATCTTACCTTTGCCTTTAACCAGGATACAACCTCGTTCCTCAAATTCATACTTATCTTTAATTATCTCATAAGTTGTAGCGCTAACTTGAATAGCACCAGGAATTCCGTGAGACTCCATGCGACTCGCTGTGTTAACTGCATCTCCCCAAAGGTCATAAATAAACTTTTTCGTCCCAATTACACCAGCAACTACTTCTCCCGTATTAATTCCCACGCGAATATTAAATACCTCACCATGTTTAGCGCTAAATTTTTGCATTTCTGCTTGCATTTTCAGCGCCATTTCAGCAATTGCTTCAGCATGATCTGGACGGGGGATTGGTAAACCTCCAGCAACCATATAAGCATCACCAATCGTCTTAATTTTTTCTAATTTGTATTCTTCGCTAAAGCGATCGAAAGCCGAAAAAATCTCATTCAGTAACTTGACTAATTCTTCCGGATTTTTCCGCGAAGACAACTCAGTAAAACCGACCAAATCGGCAAAAAGGATCGTTACTTCGCTAAATCTTTCGGCAATATTAACTTGTCCTCGTTTCAACTGTTCGGCAATCGGTTCTGGTAAAATATTCAGTAAAAGTTGTTCGGATTTTTCTCTTTCAACCCGCAACTTATCCGCAGTTTGTTTTCTTTCCTTAATTTCCCAATCAACTCGCTCAAACATTTCATTAAAAGCAATCATAACTTGTCCTAATTCATCAGCCCGCTTAACTTGCAATGAGTAAAAATTAGGACGATCGCGTTCGGATTTTAAAGCATCTGCTACTAACATTAAATCGTCGCGCAGTCGGAGAATAGGAACGATAACCGTTGCTCCTAAAACAATCATAGTTGTTGTTGTGACTACAGCCGAAATCAACAAAACTAAAATTGCAATCCGAAGCGTATAATATAACAAACTTTGTTGAATTTTAGAAGCATCGTGTCGCACGACTAACGAACAAGCAATACCTAAATTTTGCGAAGAACGAGCAACATCATAACGCTTACCATCCCAACTACGCTGACGGACAAGATCGGCACCTTTCAAATCAGAAAAAGTAATTGCTGGTTCTTCACCATGAATTCCCACTAATTTTCCGCGAGCGTCATAAATTGCCACTCCTAAAATAATCTCCGAACCTTGAGTAAGTTTCGGGATTTTTTTCTCGAAAATTTTGGGACTCATTCGTTGTTCGCTCAAACGGACAATTGAGTCAACAACTTCCGCAGAAATCTCTTCTAACTGTCTTAATTGGCGAGCTTCTTCTCTTTTGTAAGAAGGAATTAAAATAATTATTTCGATGATAACAATACTAGCAAAAACCCAAATAACAATACGTCGCGATAAGCGAGCTTTAAAAGAGTTGAGTAGTGAAGAAATGTCGCCTAACATCAAAAAATCCTTTGCGAGCGTGCAAGAGCATCCAAAGATAGCGATGTCACCCTAACTTCTTCTGTTATACTCTGTTTTTTAGCTCGATTAATGAGTAATTTCAAAAGAAAAGTTGGAAATAATTTAGCTCCCAGTCGCTTCCTTCAACAGCTAAAGTTGCTACATAGTTTGGTGCTGGTGTCAAGCGTTGCAATGACCAACGATTGACTAAAGATCGAGAGCCGTCGATACTTAAGAGCATAGCTGGTGCTGTGAGCGAAACTGAGACTTCGACATCGGTTAATTTAGTTATTCCTTCTCCAGTAGCTTTCAAATAAGCTTCTTTACTCGTCCAAGCATAAAAAAAAGCTAATTGTCGATTTTCCGGAGGAAGAGAATTAATTATCGCTGCTTCTTGGGGAGAAAAAAAGCGTTGTGCGAGTTTTTCTGCATCAGGAAGCGATCGCAGATATTCTAAGTCTATCCCGATCGCGCGATCGCAACTCACCGCATACACAACTAATTCCTGCGAGTGAGACAAATTAAACACCAGTTGTCCGTAATTACCACGATCTTTGAGACTCGGTTTACCTTTCTCAGTGTAAACAAATTCTAAAGCTGCTGGCTTTCGCTGGACATAACCAGCTAAAATCTGTCGTAACCGTCCTCTACCGACCACAAAACGACGGCGATCGCGATCGAAATAAAATCGACTTGCTCTAGCTAACTCATCATCAGAAAGATAGGTTGCTAGCTTTTCTACCTCCTGAGTCGATAAATCCAGATTAGCACGCCACAAATGCACTTCCCGATTTGATATTGCTAAATTTGCTGGAGGATAACACCACATTTATACTACCCAGTTATCGGTGATTCAGATATGATTTATTTTACGCGATCGCGTCCGGCTCTTGACTGGCAATTCTTTGTAATTAACCTTACACTCTGTCTAAACAATTAACGATCTTATTAATTCATTTTTCCGAGGAAAATTCAAATGAAATGGGTCAAATATGTTTTAGCTTCTGCAATGGCAACACCCTTTTTTATTACCACAAAATCAGGTATTAGTCAAGAAATTCAAGCATTGCCTCAAGTACCGGGAATTGATATCAGTAGAGTCGAATATGTACCCGCCGAAAAAAATCGATCTCCCCAATTAGAACAAGCAATAATTAGGCATTTTGGTGAAGAAGTTTTAGACCCTGAATATCCAACTGAATATTCTTATAACATAGTCGATCTTAATGACGATGGCTACCCTGAAGCTTTAGTATATGTCCAAACTTTAAGACTATGTGGAACAGCAGGTTGTCCTACTTTAATTTTCCAAGGATCTGCACAAGGATACAGACAATTACGTTACGATCTTACTACCTATGGTGGCTTTATAGTTACTCCCCAAAAAACTAATGGTTGGAAAGATATTGTTAGTGCATATCGATGTCCAGATAATTTTAGTCAAACCTGCTATAGTATTAAAAGATTCAATGGTAGAGAATATCCATTTGCTCAAGTAATTTTACGAAGCACTATTACAGGTAAAGTATATTTGTTATTAGATAGATTTCATCAATTACATAATCTGAATTAAATTGGAATTTTCTAACGAAAATTAAGCTGCTATCTTAACGAAGGAGAAATTTAGATGAGATGGGTTAAATATGTTCTAGTTTTAGCGATTGTGACAACTTTTATTTTGACTACAAAATCAGGATTCAGTCAAGAAACTCAAAGATTACCTCAAGTACCGGGAATTGATATCAGTAGAGTCGAATATGTACCCGTCGAGAAAAATCGATCTCCCCAATTAGAACAAGCAATAATTAGGAATTTTGGTAATGACATTTTAAATTCTCAAAATTCACTAGAATACTCTTATAATAAAGTCGATCTTAATGACGATGGCTATCCCGAAGCTTTAGTATATGTCCAGACTGCAAGCTTTTGTGGTTCAGCAGGTTGTCCAACTTTAATTTTTCAAGGATTTCCACAGGGATATGGAGAAGTAATTTATGATAATCTTTCGCCATCTAGTGGCTTGATAGTTACTCCACAAAAAACAAATGGTTGGAAAGATATTATCGGTGCTGATAGATGCCCAGCCCCATATGATTATGCCGATCTTTGTTATATGATGACAAAGTTTGATGGAAGAAAATATTCGTCTGCGGAACTGATTTCTCGGAGAATTATTACGGGGAAAGCCGTTTTACTTTCAGCAAATTTTCATACTATAAATTCATCACAATCTCAACGAAATTATTCTCGCTGTACGAATAGTGATAATTATTGCTATCGATTAGGCGATCGCGGTCCAGCAATAGGACGTATAATTAGCTTACTCACAGATAAAGGATATCCCGTTAGCAACAATGACGACGTTTTCAATTCACAACTTGAAGCAGCAATTAAAAGGTTTCAGCGCGACAATAATCTACAAGCTGATGGTATTATAGGATTGAGAACTATTGAATTGCTTTGTCTTCCTGATGAAATTAATTCACCTAATTTATCTCAACATCGTTATAATCAATTAGGAGTAGCTCATCGTGTCTGTCAAACTTCTCTAAATAGTTATCCCGAAACTCTTAATTAACCTAAATTAAATTCAAATTTCGCAAGTAAAATTAATCTGCTATCTGAACGAAGGAGAAAGTTAGATGAAATGGTCTAAATATGTTCTAGTTTTAGCGATTGTGACAACTTTTATTGCTACTACAAAATCAGGATTTAGTCAAGAAATTCAAAGATTGCCTCAAGTACCGGGAATTGATATCAGTAGAGTTGAATATGTACCCGCCGAGAAAAATCGATCTCCCCAATTAGAACAAGCAATAATTCAAAATTTTGGAGAGGGATTTTCGATCGCTGAATTTCCAATTCAATATTCTTATAATACAGTCGATCTTAATGACGATGGCTATCCCGAAGCTTTAGTATATGTACAAAACTCAATAATATGTGGTTCACGAGGTTGTATAGCTTTAATTTTTCAAGGATCTGCACAAGGATACAGACAATTACGTTACGAGCGTATTACTTATGGTAGCTTGATAGTTACTCCCGAAAAAACTAACGGTTGGAAAGATATTATTGGTCCATACTATCACTGTTCAGATAATTTTACTACTTGCTATCTTATTCAAAAATTTAATGGCATAGAATACACCTCTGGTCAAGTAATTTCAAGAAGAACTATTACAGGTAAAGTATATTGGTTATTAGATAAATTTCATCAATTACAATCATCACAATCTCAATGAATACGGGAGTTTTTTTAACTTTAGACACATTCCATGCGTTAAACTAAATTTTTGGGAAAAGTTGCAAAGATTGATTTTGGATAACTTTCGAGACTACGAGAAATTACTAGACTTTTAGACTCTTTCGCTTTTGTGACATTTCCGCGAGTGACATAATCGAGTAAACCACAAACCACCAACCAGTAACCCTTAACCACCATTAGCAACCCTAAAGCAAAAAACTGTCACAAGAAGAAAAAATATTGCGGATTTCACGTAGGAGACTAAGAAATAGATTAAGATCGGAGCAACCAGGATCGGATATGGCACAGCAAGAAATGATAGGGGAATTATTAGCCGGACATTACCGAGTATTAGAGAAATTAGGTGGTGGTGGTTTTGGGCAAACTTATATTGCTGAAGATACTCATCGCCCCGGAAACCCGCATTGTGTCGTTAAACACCTCAAACCTGCTTCTAACAATCCAAAAGTATTAGAAACAGCGAGAAAATTCTTCCAAAAAGAAGCAGAAACTCTCGAAAGTTTAGGAAATCACGATCGCATTCCTCGGTTGCTGGCTTATTTTGAAGAAAATGAACAATTTTATCTAGTTCAAGAATATATTGAAGGACATACTCTCACCAAGGAACTGACACCGAATCAACCTTGGGAGGAAAGCAAAGTTATTGCCTTACTTGAAGAAATTTTACCAACTCTCGACTTTATTCATAGCCAAGGCGTAATCCATCGGGATCTAAAACCTGATAACCTCATCCGTCGCAGTTCAGATGATAAATTAGTTTTAATCGATTTTGGCGCGATTAAGCAACTGCGTAACCAAACAATTACCGAATCAGGAGAACTTAGTGTTACTGTAGCGATCGGGACTCCTGGTTATATGCCGACAGAACAAACTAGAGGTACACCACGTCCGAATAGTGACTTGTATGCTTTGGGGATGATTTGCATTCAAGCGTTAACGGGGAAAATGCCAGTTTTTTTGCCGGAAGATCCCGATACAGGGGAAATTCTCTGGCAAAATTTAGTTACTGCAAGTCCGGATTTAATTAGCGTCTTGACGAAGATGGTACGCTACCATTTCAAAGACCGCTATCAGTCAGCAAGTGAAGTTTTAGAAGCTTTGTCTGGTTCGCAAAAACAGTTTACTCCCATTCCACCCACCGAACCTCCCCAAGCAGGCGCAGTGGCGGTTAATGAGTTAATTTTAGAGTGGGAAGAAGCCGGACAACCGCGCAGTTGGACGATTCGCGAAGGACAAACCGGGAAAAATCCTGGTACATTTAGAATTGGACGCGATCCTGCCCGTTGTGACTTGGTTTTGTCAGACCCAATGGTATCGGGACTTCATGCGGAGATATTTTTCGACTCGCAACAGCAGCGTTTTTGGTTGCGATCGCTAACTCAAAATAGTGTAACTGTAGTTAATGGACAACCTCTGTCCAATGTCGAAGTTCCTTTGCGTCACGGTAGCAGACTCAAGTTAGGACAAACTGATTTGCAAGCTACGGTAATTAATCCCGGACATTCACCAGTTCCTATTGTGGCAAACCAGCCTCTGCAACCGCAAACTCCTCCATCTCCTCCAGTCACTCCCAGACGACAAAATCTGAGTACCTCCGCAACGGTAGCAATTTCACCAGCCGCGAGAAGATCCTCTCCTGCGACTCCTCCCCCAGTGGAACCGGAAAGTAAAGTTTTACCTTGGGTTTTGGGTTTAACAGCAGCGATTTTGGTGGGTGGTTTAGGTGGCTTAGCGGTTAATTCTTGGCAAAATCCTATCGATCGGAGGGATAATGGTGAAGAAGAATGTTTTGTGTTAGCTACGGGAAATTTGCGATCGCAGCCTGCTTCTTTTAATGATGATAGTATTGTTCGTGTCGCTAACAACGAGAAATTACTCGTTACTGGTAAGCAAACCAAAAACGGTTGGGTAGAAGTAAATTTAGGTGAAGGTAAGCGCGGTTGGGCGCATCGAGATGTTATAACTAACGAAACCGAGATGGATGATTGTCTCGAAGAACAAGACATCGAAGTGAAAATCGTTCCCGACGTTACTCCACCGAAACCCAAAGATGAAGGAATTGAGTTACTCAAAGAAGCGAAAGAATTAGCAGATCAAGGAGAATTGGAAAACGCGATCGCAACTGCGAATAAAATCGACTCCGAAAGTAAAGCTTATCAAGAAGGACAAGAATATCTCGCTAAATGGCGTAAACAATTAGCCGAACTCAAAGATAAGGGAATTGAGTTACTCAAAGAAGCGAAAGAATTAGCAGATCAAGGAGAATTAGAAAACGCGATCGCTAAAGCTAGGGAAATCGACTCCGAAAGTAAAGCATATCAAGAAGGACAAGAATATCTCGCTAAATGGCGTAAACAATTAGCCGAACTCAAAGATAAGGGAATTGAGTTACTCAAAGAAGCGAAAGAATTAGCAGATCAAGGAGAATTAGAAAACGCGATCGCCAAAGCTAGGGAAATCGACTCCGAAAGTAAAGCTTATCAAGAAGGACAAGAATATCTCGCTAAATGGCGTAAACAATTAGCCGAACAAAACAAACCCGACTGCGAAGACGGACAAAAACCAGTTTACAACGAAAGCGAAGGCAAATATAACTGTCCAATAGATCCTTCAGATAAGAATGGGGCTTTAGATCGAGTGATTCCCAACTTCCAAGCATCTGCTATTCTACCAGAAGCAGCCTTCGCCAAATGTCCCGGAAATACCGAACTCTATCAACTAGGTGAAACCGACAAATTCAACTTTGCAGTCTGCGGTAAAGATGGGAAACCTAGATTTTACCTCGGTGAAAATAAAAATGCCGAAGATGGTATTACCGTCTCTTGGTCAAACGGCTTTAAAAATGGTAGCTTTTTGTACGAACCTCCAGGCTACGGTAAATCAAACAAATCCAAAGATGAATTGCAAGTTTATCAAGATGGAAAATTAGTCACTAACGAAAAAATCCAGCAACTATATCAGCTTAACTGACAACTGGGGACTGGGGACTGGGGACTGGGGATTTGGGGGACAAGGACGATTTGGGAAAATTCGGAGATTTGGGAGATTAACTGGTAAATGCGGGTACGTGATAACTGATAACTGGTAACTGATAATCCCCAATTCCCTAATTATAAGCCCGCAAAGTGTAATCCCCCGATTGTTCCGACTTAAAAGTGCTAACAACCACCGTATAAGTACCATCCTCTGGTAAAGTAATTATAATTCTGGCATTAGGATCGCCCGGTCGCCAATCATCATTTTTAGTCAAAATCGTCCCATCAGAATTAAGCAAAATCAAATAAGGATCGAGTTCCCAACTAACCATTTCAATTATTACCTGTTGACCAGCCCAACCCTCAAAACTATAAACATCAAAAAAACTTTCATCCCAGAGAGTTTCATCTCCATCGCGCAAACTACCATTAACAACCTCACCATCCAAAGTTAAACTACGAGGTGAAGTCGAATTTTTCCAAGCAGATAAACGTGGTGTTTCCCCAGATTGAACAGCTACCAAAAAAGATTCTACCTGTTCTAAATTAATCGCAAAACTAATTCCAGTATTCCTACTTCGAGAAGAGTAAAAAGCCGTATTAACTCCAATTGCTTCCCCAAAAGCATTCAACAAAGGTCCGCCAGAATTACCAGGATTAATTGCTGCATCGTGTTGAATTTGCTTTTCTTCTTCATCCAAACGACTGACAATTCCCCTAGTAAAAGTCCCTGAAAATTTGCCAAAAGGACTACCAATAGCATACACTTCCGAACCCACTCGTACTGAATTAGCCGTAGCAAGAGGAATAGTGGGGAGATTATCTTGCGAACGAATTTTTACGGCTGCTAAATCTAAATTCTTATCCCCAAAAGCCACAACTTCCGCAGGAAGTCGGGTTCCATCTTTTAAGACTACAGTAACAGTTCTGGGAGCATTTTCGACTACATGAGAATTAGTTAAAACCAAGCCATCAGCACTAATAATAAAGCCACTACCGCTACCTCTACCAGTATAAATCGTCACTACCGCTTCGCTAGCTTGTTCGTAAACATCTTCGGCGGCTAATTTTTCTCTGCCTTGTGCCAAAACAGGATTAGAATAGAAGCAAGGCAATCCAGTTTCCAGAGTAAGTAAGCTTCCTCCTGCTAAAACTACTGCTGCGACTAAACGCAAAAGTTGTTTGTTCATCAAATTTTCACCTCGTTATACTTTTTGTCTCTCTATAATATTCTCGGCAAAAAAAAGATGTTTTTTGGCAGTTGTATCGCTTTTTTAAGAGAAAATTTGGGATTGGTGATTGGTGATTGGTGATTGGGTTCAGTAATCAGTCAACAGTGAACAGTTAGCAAGTACCTGT is a window encoding:
- a CDS encoding adenylate/guanylate cyclase domain-containing protein; translation: MLGDISSLLNSFKARLSRRIVIWVFASIVIIEIIILIPSYKREEARQLRQLEEISAEVVDSIVRLSEQRMSPKIFEKKIPKLTQGSEIILGVAIYDARGKLVGIHGEEPAITFSDLKGADLVRQRSWDGKRYDVARSSQNLGIACSLVVRHDASKIQQSLLYYTLRIAILVLLISAVVTTTTMIVLGATVIVPILRLRDDLMLVADALKSERDRPNFYSLQVKRADELGQVMIAFNEMFERVDWEIKERKQTADKLRVEREKSEQLLLNILPEPIAEQLKRGQVNIAERFSEVTILFADLVGFTELSSRKNPEELVKLLNEIFSAFDRFSEEYKLEKIKTIGDAYMVAGGLPIPRPDHAEAIAEMALKMQAEMQKFSAKHGEVFNIRVGINTGEVVAGVIGTKKFIYDLWGDAVNTASRMESHGIPGAIQVSATTYEIIKDKYEFEERGCILVKGKGKMMTYLLLAKKDYSPDRLSLN
- a CDS encoding peptidoglycan-binding domain-containing protein; the encoded protein is MRWVKYVLVLAIVTTFILTTKSGFSQETQRLPQVPGIDISRVEYVPVEKNRSPQLEQAIIRNFGNDILNSQNSLEYSYNKVDLNDDGYPEALVYVQTASFCGSAGCPTLIFQGFPQGYGEVIYDNLSPSSGLIVTPQKTNGWKDIIGADRCPAPYDYADLCYMMTKFDGRKYSSAELISRRIITGKAVLLSANFHTINSSQSQRNYSRCTNSDNYCYRLGDRGPAIGRIISLLTDKGYPVSNNDDVFNSQLEAAIKRFQRDNNLQADGIIGLRTIELLCLPDEINSPNLSQHRYNQLGVAHRVCQTSLNSYPETLN
- a CDS encoding protein kinase domain-containing protein, which encodes MAQQEMIGELLAGHYRVLEKLGGGGFGQTYIAEDTHRPGNPHCVVKHLKPASNNPKVLETARKFFQKEAETLESLGNHDRIPRLLAYFEENEQFYLVQEYIEGHTLTKELTPNQPWEESKVIALLEEILPTLDFIHSQGVIHRDLKPDNLIRRSSDDKLVLIDFGAIKQLRNQTITESGELSVTVAIGTPGYMPTEQTRGTPRPNSDLYALGMICIQALTGKMPVFLPEDPDTGEILWQNLVTASPDLISVLTKMVRYHFKDRYQSASEVLEALSGSQKQFTPIPPTEPPQAGAVAVNELILEWEEAGQPRSWTIREGQTGKNPGTFRIGRDPARCDLVLSDPMVSGLHAEIFFDSQQQRFWLRSLTQNSVTVVNGQPLSNVEVPLRHGSRLKLGQTDLQATVINPGHSPVPIVANQPLQPQTPPSPPVTPRRQNLSTSATVAISPAARRSSPATPPPVEPESKVLPWVLGLTAAILVGGLGGLAVNSWQNPIDRRDNGEEECFVLATGNLRSQPASFNDDSIVRVANNEKLLVTGKQTKNGWVEVNLGEGKRGWAHRDVITNETEMDDCLEEQDIEVKIVPDVTPPKPKDEGIELLKEAKELADQGELENAIATANKIDSESKAYQEGQEYLAKWRKQLAELKDKGIELLKEAKELADQGELENAIAKAREIDSESKAYQEGQEYLAKWRKQLAELKDKGIELLKEAKELADQGELENAIAKAREIDSESKAYQEGQEYLAKWRKQLAEQNKPDCEDGQKPVYNESEGKYNCPIDPSDKNGALDRVIPNFQASAILPEAAFAKCPGNTELYQLGETDKFNFAVCGKDGKPRFYLGENKNAEDGITVSWSNGFKNGSFLYEPPGYGKSNKSKDELQVYQDGKLVTNEKIQQLYQLN
- a CDS encoding trypsin-like peptidase domain-containing protein, with amino-acid sequence MNKQLLRLVAAVVLAGGSLLTLETGLPCFYSNPVLAQGREKLAAEDVYEQASEAVVTIYTGRGSGSGFIISADGLVLTNSHVVENAPRTVTVVLKDGTRLPAEVVAFGDKNLDLAAVKIRSQDNLPTIPLATANSVRVGSEVYAIGSPFGKFSGTFTRGIVSRLDEEEKQIQHDAAINPGNSGGPLLNAFGEAIGVNTAFYSSRSRNTGISFAINLEQVESFLVAVQSGETPRLSAWKNSTSPRSLTLDGEVVNGSLRDGDETLWDESFFDVYSFEGWAGQQVIIEMVSWELDPYLILLNSDGTILTKNDDWRPGDPNARIIITLPEDGTYTVVVSTFKSEQSGDYTLRAYN
- a CDS encoding 4'-phosphopantetheinyl transferase family protein; this translates as MWCYPPANLAISNREVHLWRANLDLSTQEVEKLATYLSDDELARASRFYFDRDRRRFVVGRGRLRQILAGYVQRKPAALEFVYTEKGKPSLKDRGNYGQLVFNLSHSQELVVYAVSCDRAIGIDLEYLRSLPDAEKLAQRFFSPQEAAIINSLPPENRQLAFFYAWTSKEAYLKATGEGITKLTDVEVSVSLTAPAMLLSIDGSRSLVNRWSLQRLTPAPNYVATLAVEGSDWELNYFQLFF